In Spirosoma aureum, a single genomic region encodes these proteins:
- a CDS encoding endonuclease/exonuclease/phosphatase family protein → MAVGAQVSRFITFFFRSLFWSLNLLLALYTLLSYWLLYALPIQHWSAGMVMISIPVVWIFNLVCVLIWLTIRPWRSWLSGLVLIVGIVLFGQRTFVWNSPGKLVSTNTPLKVFSYNVQSFGLDNAWERNHSSPRVRRIMNYALRYDAPVKCFQEFYTSTAVADYDVVRRFRQKGYGYSAFLHPEVAETADGGVGVAIFSIYPILHSGREVFSRGNGLVWANIKVGNDTIRIINVHLQSMGIRVGKVLDQEKLTGVRHETRGVLSALRFGFIERGQQVQRVERHIRESEFPVIVTGDHNDTPYSVVYERLRRLLPNSFEDAGRGFGFTYNRLPGFIRIDHQFHDPKLSLLDFETINYIAYSDHYPIVGTYLLGRAAKK, encoded by the coding sequence ATGGCGGTAGGTGCTCAAGTTAGTCGGTTCATTACTTTTTTCTTTCGATCTTTATTCTGGTCGCTGAATTTACTCCTTGCTTTATATACGCTATTAAGCTACTGGCTTTTGTATGCGCTGCCGATCCAGCACTGGTCGGCGGGAATGGTTATGATTTCGATCCCGGTTGTGTGGATTTTCAATCTCGTATGTGTCCTGATCTGGCTTACTATACGTCCCTGGCGAAGCTGGCTGTCGGGCCTCGTCCTTATTGTTGGTATCGTCCTGTTTGGTCAGCGTACGTTTGTCTGGAATTCGCCGGGTAAGTTGGTGAGTACCAACACGCCACTAAAAGTATTTAGCTATAATGTTCAATCATTTGGACTGGATAATGCATGGGAACGGAACCATAGTTCGCCCAGAGTTCGTCGGATCATGAATTATGCGTTGCGCTACGATGCACCCGTAAAATGTTTTCAGGAATTTTACACATCCACCGCTGTGGCAGACTATGATGTTGTTCGCCGATTCCGTCAGAAGGGTTATGGATATTCAGCTTTCTTACACCCCGAAGTGGCTGAAACGGCTGATGGTGGTGTTGGCGTAGCGATCTTTTCTATTTACCCGATTCTTCATTCTGGTCGGGAAGTATTTAGCCGGGGCAACGGGCTGGTTTGGGCTAATATAAAAGTTGGCAATGATACGATCCGGATCATCAATGTACATTTACAATCGATGGGTATCCGGGTCGGTAAAGTATTGGATCAGGAAAAACTTACCGGTGTTCGCCACGAAACAAGAGGAGTATTGAGTGCCTTGCGGTTCGGATTTATTGAACGAGGGCAACAGGTTCAACGGGTTGAGCGGCATATCCGCGAGAGCGAATTTCCGGTAATCGTCACGGGTGACCATAACGATACGCCTTATAGTGTTGTGTATGAACGGCTCCGACGGTTGTTGCCAAATAGTTTTGAGGACGCTGGTCGTGGTTTTGGCTTCACGTATAACCGCTTACCCGGTTTCATACGCATCGATCACCAATTTCATGATCCTAAATTATCACTACTGGATTTCGAGACAATCAATTATATCGCGTACTCCGATCATTATCCGATTGTAGGTACGTATCTGTTAGGTCGGGCAGCAAAGAAATAA
- the infB gene encoding translation initiation factor IF-2 codes for MAEDKSMRLSQVAKILNKGLSSVANSLSAKGFKVEINPNTKINMEQLEVLAKEYKSTELLNGARRAEPSVAVAEPPRRREEDVILYRRDDAGRPIVDAKADAPKTDVPRVDAPKPAPTESKPAPETVSTGLPGLKVIGKIDLNAKPTPPPVPVAKAPVPQEAKPVETPRAEPVKAETPKPVTPQPVAVQPPVQAEVPKPAQPTEAKPAVTQPTVAPAPVEVPKVETPQPIIAQPKIEPVQTAPVQPKPEPVQPQPSARTEAPRVEPPKPAEPVSQPAHKAEQPQPRQQDREKPISNQPKANVPQATPPAATNDVDEPTAKTETIRAAGSHQLGGLKILGKIELPVNNPRQGGNSNADKKKRKRIRGGREGAVGGTNQPNQGGNQPQGQGNTNNPRNDRGPREGQGDRGPANRVAGDRNQGGQQRDGNRPQGDRNQGGGQRDANRPANPAAGNGQPQGQGNNQNQANRGGQNNANANTNNRTGGGGGNTNNNNNRSGGNNANRGGSNTNNRDRGGNRREAPTQADVRKSIQQTNARMQGNTPNRGADRRRDRRADRAERDRLASEQEELEAKILKVTEFVSANDLASLMDVSINEVISVCLNLGMFVSINQRLDAEAITVIADEFGYDVQFVSAEDETEAGIDVGEDEPDELQPRAPIVTIMGHVDHGKTSLLDYIRRAKVAAGEAGGITQHIGAYSVKTSDDRMITFLDTPGHEAFTAMRARGAKVTDVVIIVIAADDSVMPQTREAINHAQVAGVPIVFAFSKVDKPGADTEKIRSELASMNLLVEEWGGKYQAQEISSKSGMGVDELLEKVLLEAELLELKANPDRRALGTVIEASLDKGRGYVSTVLVENGTLHQGDIMLVGAHYGRIRAMTNDRGERIKEAGPSTPVQILGLPGAPQAGDKFNVMETDREAREIANKREQLLREQTLRTRKHITLEEIGRRKAIGTFKELNVIVKGDVDGSVEALSDSLLQLSTEEVQVNIIHKAVGQISESDVLLASASDAVIVGFQVRPSSSARRLAEQEQIEIRLYSIIYDAINEVKDAMEGLLAPTVEEVIVGNIEVRDVFKISKIGTVAGCYVTEGNIKRNNKIRIIRDFIVIHTGEISALKRFKDDVNEVKFGYECGLSIKNFNDIEVGDVIESFELKEVKRTL; via the coding sequence ATGGCAGAAGATAAGTCAATGCGCCTAAGCCAAGTGGCAAAAATTCTCAACAAAGGGCTTTCCTCTGTTGCGAATAGTCTGTCTGCCAAAGGGTTTAAGGTTGAAATTAATCCTAACACCAAAATCAACATGGAACAGTTGGAGGTGTTAGCGAAGGAGTATAAATCAACGGAACTCCTGAACGGAGCTCGCCGGGCCGAACCGTCGGTTGCGGTCGCCGAGCCACCGCGTCGTCGGGAGGAAGATGTCATTTTGTACCGTCGTGATGACGCAGGCCGTCCCATTGTGGACGCGAAGGCGGACGCCCCTAAAACAGACGTCCCTCGGGTAGATGCGCCTAAACCAGCGCCAACCGAGTCAAAACCAGCCCCAGAAACCGTTTCAACCGGTTTACCAGGGTTAAAAGTGATCGGCAAAATTGATCTTAACGCAAAACCAACTCCGCCACCTGTTCCGGTAGCGAAAGCACCGGTTCCGCAGGAAGCGAAGCCAGTAGAAACACCTCGTGCAGAGCCAGTTAAGGCAGAGACTCCAAAGCCTGTAACTCCTCAGCCGGTAGCTGTTCAGCCTCCGGTACAGGCAGAAGTTCCGAAGCCAGCTCAGCCAACAGAGGCTAAACCTGCCGTTACACAACCCACAGTAGCTCCGGCTCCTGTCGAAGTACCTAAGGTAGAAACCCCACAGCCAATAATAGCTCAGCCTAAAATCGAACCAGTACAGACTGCTCCCGTTCAGCCAAAACCTGAACCGGTGCAGCCACAGCCATCAGCTCGTACAGAAGCGCCACGTGTGGAGCCGCCTAAACCAGCTGAACCCGTAAGCCAGCCAGCTCACAAAGCTGAACAGCCCCAGCCCCGTCAGCAGGATCGCGAGAAACCCATAAGCAATCAGCCAAAAGCGAATGTCCCTCAAGCGACACCGCCAGCCGCTACCAATGATGTCGATGAGCCAACCGCTAAAACCGAAACGATTCGGGCAGCTGGTAGCCATCAACTTGGCGGTCTGAAAATTCTTGGTAAAATCGAACTGCCGGTCAACAATCCGCGTCAGGGAGGAAACAGCAATGCTGACAAGAAAAAACGGAAGCGAATTCGCGGTGGTCGCGAAGGAGCCGTCGGTGGTACCAACCAACCTAATCAGGGCGGTAACCAGCCACAAGGGCAGGGCAATACCAATAACCCTCGCAACGACCGTGGCCCACGTGAGGGTCAGGGCGATCGCGGACCAGCCAACCGGGTAGCAGGCGACCGTAATCAGGGCGGCCAACAACGGGATGGTAATCGTCCACAAGGCGACCGTAATCAGGGAGGTGGTCAGCGCGATGCCAATCGTCCGGCTAATCCAGCAGCAGGCAATGGTCAGCCACAGGGTCAGGGGAATAACCAGAACCAGGCCAACCGGGGAGGTCAAAACAATGCCAATGCAAACACCAACAACCGGACCGGTGGCGGTGGAGGTAATACCAACAATAATAACAATCGCTCAGGTGGCAATAATGCCAACCGGGGTGGTAGTAATACCAACAACCGTGACCGGGGTGGTAATCGCCGGGAAGCGCCAACTCAGGCTGACGTACGGAAGTCCATTCAGCAGACCAACGCCAGAATGCAGGGCAATACGCCCAACCGGGGTGCTGATCGCCGACGGGATCGTCGTGCCGACCGCGCCGAACGGGACCGTCTGGCCAGCGAACAGGAGGAACTGGAAGCAAAAATCCTGAAAGTAACCGAATTCGTATCGGCTAACGATCTGGCTTCACTGATGGATGTATCGATCAACGAAGTTATCTCGGTTTGTTTGAACCTGGGTATGTTCGTTTCAATCAACCAGCGACTGGATGCCGAAGCAATCACGGTCATTGCCGATGAATTTGGTTACGACGTACAGTTTGTATCGGCTGAAGATGAAACAGAAGCGGGTATCGATGTTGGTGAAGATGAGCCAGATGAATTACAGCCACGGGCTCCGATCGTAACGATCATGGGTCACGTTGACCACGGTAAAACATCCTTGCTTGACTATATCCGTCGGGCAAAAGTGGCAGCCGGTGAAGCCGGTGGAATTACGCAGCACATTGGTGCCTATAGCGTGAAAACCAGCGACGACCGTATGATCACATTCCTCGATACACCGGGTCACGAAGCCTTTACGGCGATGCGGGCTCGGGGTGCGAAGGTCACAGACGTCGTTATCATTGTTATTGCTGCTGACGATAGTGTCATGCCGCAAACCCGTGAGGCTATCAACCATGCCCAGGTAGCTGGTGTTCCAATCGTGTTTGCCTTTTCGAAGGTAGATAAACCAGGAGCCGATACCGAAAAAATACGATCAGAACTGGCCTCGATGAACCTTCTCGTTGAAGAATGGGGTGGTAAATACCAGGCACAGGAAATCTCATCGAAGTCGGGGATGGGGGTTGACGAATTGCTTGAGAAAGTTTTGCTTGAAGCCGAACTGCTCGAATTAAAAGCCAATCCAGATCGTCGTGCGTTAGGTACAGTTATCGAAGCATCACTGGATAAAGGGCGAGGCTATGTTTCGACCGTACTGGTTGAAAATGGAACGCTTCATCAGGGAGACATCATGCTGGTTGGTGCGCACTACGGTCGCATCCGGGCGATGACTAACGACCGGGGAGAACGGATTAAAGAAGCAGGACCATCAACACCGGTTCAGATTCTTGGTCTTCCAGGCGCTCCACAGGCAGGTGATAAATTCAACGTGATGGAAACGGACCGTGAGGCCCGCGAAATTGCAAACAAACGGGAGCAACTCCTCCGTGAACAGACACTCCGCACACGCAAGCACATTACGCTTGAAGAAATTGGCCGCCGGAAAGCGATTGGTACCTTCAAAGAGCTCAATGTGATTGTGAAGGGTGACGTGGATGGTTCAGTTGAAGCCTTGTCGGATTCGCTGCTACAGCTCTCAACGGAAGAAGTTCAGGTGAACATTATTCACAAGGCTGTCGGTCAGATTTCCGAATCGGATGTCCTGCTGGCATCTGCATCGGATGCGGTTATCGTTGGTTTCCAGGTACGCCCATCATCGAGCGCACGGCGACTGGCAGAACAGGAGCAGATCGAAATTCGACTTTATTCGATTATCTACGATGCGATCAACGAAGTAAAAGACGCAATGGAAGGCCTGTTGGCACCAACTGTTGAAGAAGTTATCGTTGGCAATATCGAGGTACGCGATGTGTTCAAGATCAGCAAAATTGGTACGGTGGCGGGTTGCTACGTAACAGAAGGCAACATCAAGCGGAACAACAAAATCCGTATTATCCGCGACTTTATCGTCATTCATACTGGCGAAATCAGTGCACTGAAACGGTTCAAAGACGATGTCAATGAAGTGAAGTTTGGCTACGAATGTGGCTTGAGCATCAAAAACTTCAATGATATCGAAGTTGGTGACGTTATCGAAAGCTTCGAACTAAAAGAAGTGAAGCGGACGCTGTAA
- a CDS encoding MoaD/ThiS family protein — protein MNTPISVLLFGITRDLTGQSAVSVPVGEGARVSDLLAQLYQDYPDLSGIRSLLVAVNGEYAETDQLLTSKDEIALIPPVSGG, from the coding sequence ATGAACACCCCTATTTCAGTACTTCTGTTTGGTATAACCCGTGACCTGACCGGCCAGTCGGCAGTTTCAGTGCCGGTTGGTGAAGGAGCCCGTGTGAGTGATCTGCTGGCCCAACTCTATCAAGACTATCCTGACTTGTCGGGTATTCGATCATTGTTGGTAGCAGTTAATGGCGAATATGCCGAAACAGATCAGTTACTCACCAGCAAAGATGAAATTGCCCTTATTCCGCCCGTTAGCGGAGGATAA
- a CDS encoding ribosome maturation factor RimP encodes MDDKARITELLQPYLNDGQFYIVDVQVVGRQGGRIKVTILVDSDAGITIDECADISRRLGLQMDESNFFGESAFTLEVSSPGVDYPLLFPRQYVRNLGRNLLVTLTNGTVYKGQLESIDDTSIVLVIEPEKKSKSKKKKEVSLSIEAPAVGPTPIPFEQIKKANVEVSFK; translated from the coding sequence ATGGACGATAAAGCACGCATAACCGAACTACTGCAACCATATCTGAACGATGGCCAGTTTTACATTGTTGATGTTCAGGTAGTTGGTCGACAAGGTGGCCGAATCAAAGTCACAATTTTAGTAGACAGCGATGCCGGTATTACCATTGACGAATGTGCAGATATCAGCCGTCGTCTTGGTTTGCAGATGGATGAGTCAAATTTCTTTGGCGAATCTGCCTTTACACTTGAAGTTTCTTCGCCCGGTGTAGATTATCCGCTGCTGTTTCCGCGTCAATATGTTCGTAACTTAGGCCGAAATCTACTTGTTACGCTGACGAATGGAACTGTATACAAAGGTCAATTGGAGTCTATAGACGACACCTCCATTGTGTTGGTAATTGAGCCAGAGAAAAAGTCGAAGAGTAAAAAGAAAAAAGAAGTGAGTTTGTCTATTGAAGCTCCAGCGGTTGGCCCTACGCCAATTCCATTTGAGCAGATTAAGAAAGCTAATGTAGAAGTATCATTTAAATAG
- the nusA gene encoding transcription termination factor NusA, producing the protein MTSGLLIESFADFARSKNIDRPTMIAILEEVFRTMIRKKYGTDENFDVIINAESGDLEMWRTREIVDDNSEDIWDYDKIPLTEARKIQDDFEVGEQVAEEVKLEDFGRRVVQTARQTLIQKIKDMEKELLYQKYKDQVGDLIGAEVYQLLKHEIILVDSENNELSLPRTEQIPKDRYRKGEAVKAVVSRVDMLNGTPKIVLSRTSPVFLERLFEIEVPEIYDGLISIRKIVREPGERAKVAVESYDDRIDPVGACVGMKGSRIHGIVRELGNENIDVINYTENLELLISRALSPAKISSMQIDREAKRVSVFLKPDQVSLAIGKGGQNIKLAGRLVDMEIDVFRDNEGHEDDEDVDLMEFSDEIDEWMIDELRKVGLDTAKSVLALNKEELVRRTDLEEDTVEEILNILKQEFE; encoded by the coding sequence ATGACCAGTGGATTATTAATCGAATCGTTTGCCGATTTCGCACGGTCGAAAAATATTGACCGGCCTACAATGATCGCTATTCTGGAAGAAGTCTTCCGGACGATGATTCGTAAAAAATACGGTACTGACGAAAATTTCGACGTAATTATTAACGCCGAAAGTGGCGACCTGGAAATGTGGCGAACACGCGAAATCGTGGACGACAACTCCGAAGACATTTGGGATTACGACAAAATACCACTCACCGAAGCCCGTAAAATTCAGGATGACTTCGAAGTGGGTGAACAGGTTGCTGAAGAAGTAAAGCTCGAAGACTTTGGTCGTCGGGTTGTACAAACGGCGCGCCAAACACTGATTCAGAAGATAAAGGACATGGAGAAAGAGCTCCTTTATCAGAAATATAAAGATCAGGTTGGCGACCTGATCGGCGCTGAAGTGTATCAGCTCCTAAAACACGAAATCATACTGGTTGACTCGGAGAACAATGAACTGAGCCTGCCCCGTACGGAGCAAATCCCGAAAGATCGCTACCGGAAAGGTGAAGCTGTAAAAGCAGTTGTGAGCCGTGTTGACATGCTGAATGGTACACCCAAGATCGTGTTATCACGCACATCGCCTGTTTTTCTGGAACGCCTGTTCGAAATTGAAGTGCCCGAAATTTACGATGGCCTGATTTCGATTCGGAAAATCGTTCGGGAGCCTGGTGAGCGGGCCAAAGTAGCTGTAGAATCATACGACGACCGCATCGACCCCGTTGGTGCCTGTGTCGGTATGAAAGGGTCACGTATACACGGCATTGTACGGGAATTAGGGAATGAAAATATCGACGTCATTAACTATACCGAAAACCTCGAACTATTAATCAGTCGGGCATTGAGTCCGGCCAAAATCAGTTCGATGCAGATCGACCGCGAGGCAAAGCGTGTATCGGTCTTTCTGAAACCCGATCAGGTTTCCCTGGCAATCGGAAAGGGCGGTCAGAACATTAAACTGGCTGGCCGGTTAGTAGACATGGAAATTGATGTCTTCCGCGATAACGAAGGCCACGAAGATGATGAAGACGTTGACCTGATGGAGTTCTCGGATGAGATCGACGAATGGATGATCGACGAACTTCGCAAAGTTGGTCTCGACACAGCAAAGAGTGTTCTGGCCCTTAACAAAGAAGAACTTGTTCGCCGTACGGATCTGGAAGAAGACACCGTGGAGGAGATTCTGAATATTCTGAAACAGGAATTTGAATAA
- a CDS encoding BatA domain-containing protein, whose product MNFLYPSFLFGLLAVSVPIAIHLFNFRRTRRVFFTNVALLRTVQTETKSFRRLKHWLILAARCLFLICLVLAFAQPFIPSKNKLGLSRQGVTSLYLDNSFSMQNERNTKRYLDIATGRLDELLTLFRNATSLQLLTNDFSAAEQQTGTAESIRDRVTSIHFAHTPRALETVYRRQRNLLSSLNPGGRNQLFWFSDFQKSTVGDLSRLQIDTTDRLFVVPLEAQATKNVYVDSVWLSTPFIREMQNNSLNVKLNNGGRENVKNLPVRLYLDDTQTSTASATLQPGGSATISLNFNVTKKGYHRGRIVFEDFPITFDNQYFFVIEASPAVRVLHLFEQKSSSPGRSTDYVDAVYSNDSLFVRRSFNAQNFDVGQLKETDLVILEGVAQVNGTLRTELERFVQQGGSLTIIPPTNPDMATYGPFLNTLGLGNVQSTAGTPGSSPSPLPVADPDRRNPFFRDVFQQSYQSEPLNMPSAAPVWRWNAGERLLSTRDGSPLLTQSKAGQGSVYLIANPLASAYGNLAEHALFVPVMYKMAALSVRAQRTAYSFDDNLITIPVTNPSERAVYKLKHGKLEIIPVQRTIGNQLLLEMPKSNELSAGQEIESGYYELQLDGKTERLLAFNHGNKESVMDFYSADELRRAFANQPNVEVFDSIQDGDFVQVLEQENLGRSLWKYFLLAALAFLLFEIGLVRFMKG is encoded by the coding sequence ATGAATTTTCTATATCCGTCCTTCCTCTTCGGCCTGCTGGCTGTATCGGTACCAATTGCGATTCACCTCTTTAATTTCCGGCGGACACGACGGGTGTTTTTCACCAATGTAGCCCTGCTCCGTACTGTTCAGACCGAAACTAAGTCGTTCAGGCGGTTGAAACACTGGCTTATTCTGGCGGCTCGCTGCCTGTTTCTGATTTGTCTGGTCCTGGCATTTGCCCAGCCGTTTATTCCCAGTAAAAATAAACTGGGGTTATCGCGGCAGGGTGTTACCAGCCTGTATCTGGACAATTCGTTCAGTATGCAGAATGAGCGTAATACCAAACGCTATCTTGACATCGCTACCGGTCGATTGGATGAACTATTGACGCTCTTTCGAAACGCCACTTCCCTACAACTCCTTACGAACGACTTTTCGGCGGCTGAACAACAGACCGGAACTGCCGAATCGATTCGCGACCGCGTCACCTCAATACATTTCGCGCATACGCCACGAGCCCTTGAAACGGTTTACCGGCGGCAGCGGAACCTGCTATCGAGTTTAAATCCGGGAGGGCGTAATCAGTTATTCTGGTTTTCTGATTTCCAGAAAAGCACTGTCGGCGATTTATCGCGGCTACAGATCGATACGACTGACCGGTTGTTTGTTGTGCCTTTAGAGGCTCAGGCTACTAAAAATGTCTATGTCGATTCGGTCTGGCTGAGTACGCCGTTTATCCGCGAAATGCAGAATAATAGCCTGAATGTAAAACTAAATAACGGAGGACGCGAGAATGTAAAAAATCTTCCGGTACGGCTTTATCTGGATGACACGCAGACGTCGACGGCTTCGGCTACCCTGCAGCCGGGCGGATCGGCAACGATATCGCTCAACTTCAATGTGACGAAAAAAGGATATCATAGGGGCCGGATCGTGTTCGAGGATTTTCCTATTACGTTCGATAACCAGTATTTCTTTGTTATTGAAGCCTCCCCCGCTGTTCGTGTTCTGCATTTGTTCGAGCAGAAATCCAGCTCTCCGGGTCGTTCTACTGATTATGTTGATGCCGTTTATTCGAATGATAGTTTATTTGTCCGGCGAAGTTTCAATGCGCAGAATTTCGATGTCGGTCAACTGAAAGAAACGGATCTGGTGATCCTGGAAGGTGTTGCTCAGGTGAATGGCACCCTTCGAACTGAACTGGAGCGGTTTGTTCAACAGGGCGGCAGTCTGACGATTATACCGCCCACGAATCCCGATATGGCTACTTACGGGCCATTTCTAAACACCTTAGGACTAGGTAATGTGCAAAGTACAGCTGGCACGCCGGGTAGCAGTCCCTCTCCCCTACCCGTTGCTGATCCTGATCGCCGGAATCCATTCTTCCGGGATGTGTTCCAGCAGAGCTATCAGTCAGAGCCTCTCAATATGCCGAGTGCGGCTCCTGTCTGGCGATGGAACGCGGGCGAAAGACTTCTGAGCACACGAGATGGCAGTCCATTGCTTACTCAGTCGAAGGCAGGTCAGGGAAGCGTATACCTGATCGCTAATCCCTTAGCGAGCGCCTACGGTAACTTAGCCGAACATGCCCTTTTTGTTCCGGTAATGTACAAAATGGCAGCGCTTAGTGTCCGGGCACAACGAACGGCCTACTCCTTCGATGATAACCTGATCACGATTCCGGTCACAAACCCATCAGAACGGGCAGTTTATAAACTGAAGCACGGCAAACTGGAAATTATCCCCGTACAGCGCACCATCGGTAACCAGCTCCTGCTCGAAATGCCCAAGAGTAATGAATTGAGCGCTGGTCAGGAAATCGAATCCGGGTATTATGAACTGCAGCTTGATGGAAAAACCGAGCGTTTGTTAGCGTTCAATCATGGCAACAAAGAATCGGTCATGGATTTTTATTCGGCCGATGAATTACGCCGGGCGTTTGCTAACCAGCCCAACGTTGAAGTTTTCGACAGTATTCAGGATGGTGATTTTGTGCAGGTTCTGGAACAGGAAAATTTAGGGCGTAGTCTCTGGAAATATTTCCTGCTGGCCGCACTCGCCTTTCTGTTGTTTGAAATTGGGCTGGTGCGATTCATGAAGGGCTAA
- a CDS encoding metallophosphoesterase, with amino-acid sequence MTILTISDLHGRSVWREADLNTYDQVIFLGDYTDSYIFDDETIYNNLSAIIELKHREPNRFVLLIGNHDAQYLHYPQYRCSGFRSWAQPELSVLFDKHRDLFQVAYQHGSYLFSHAGVTNQWLARLLAKTRQEETTISPDKNLADLINNSHKQPLPIQSVLFEVSARRGGYDAFSGPVWADQSESSLDYLLNFHQVVGHTPVDKFTTIGTKSSSITYTDVLQTRTAFYEIIIPD; translated from the coding sequence ATGACGATCCTAACCATCAGTGATCTGCACGGGCGATCCGTTTGGCGGGAAGCAGACCTCAACACCTATGATCAGGTTATTTTTCTGGGCGATTATACCGACAGTTACATCTTCGATGATGAGACAATTTATAACAACCTGAGCGCTATCATTGAGTTAAAACATCGGGAACCCAACCGGTTTGTGCTCCTGATTGGCAACCACGATGCACAGTATCTGCATTATCCACAATATCGGTGTTCTGGCTTTCGGAGCTGGGCTCAACCCGAATTAAGTGTGTTATTTGATAAACATCGGGATTTGTTTCAAGTGGCCTATCAGCATGGTTCTTATTTATTTAGCCATGCGGGTGTAACAAATCAATGGTTGGCACGACTATTGGCGAAAACTAGGCAGGAAGAGACAACGATCAGTCCTGATAAAAACCTTGCCGACTTGATTAATAATAGCCACAAGCAACCTTTACCAATACAAAGCGTCCTTTTTGAGGTTAGTGCAAGGCGGGGCGGTTACGATGCGTTCAGTGGCCCTGTCTGGGCCGACCAATCTGAATCAAGCCTTGACTATTTACTCAATTTTCATCAGGTCGTAGGCCATACTCCAGTTGATAAATTCACGACAATCGGTACTAAAAGCAGTTCGATAACCTATACAGACGTATTACAAACAAGAACAGCATTTTATGAAATCATAATCCCTGATTAA
- a CDS encoding molybdenum cofactor biosynthesis protein MoaE: MISLVTNPIDVASALSYLQTDQAGALDLFLGVVRDNTQERPVDRLEYEAYDRMAIMEMQKIADEAHRRWPILRYTIIHRKGTLLTGEIAVLIGVATAHRADAFEACRYIIDTIKQTVPIWKKEVFTDGEVWVNAHP; the protein is encoded by the coding sequence ATGATTTCACTTGTCACGAATCCTATTGATGTTGCTTCGGCTCTAAGCTACCTACAAACCGATCAGGCTGGAGCACTTGACTTATTTCTGGGTGTTGTGCGCGATAATACACAGGAGCGCCCGGTTGATCGGCTCGAATATGAAGCCTACGACCGTATGGCGATCATGGAGATGCAGAAAATTGCGGATGAAGCCCACCGTCGCTGGCCAATCCTCCGTTATACGATTATTCATCGAAAAGGCACATTACTCACGGGCGAAATAGCCGTACTTATTGGCGTAGCTACTGCTCATCGCGCTGATGCCTTTGAGGCATGTCGGTACATAATCGATACGATAAAACAAACTGTACCGATCTGGAAGAAAGAAGTTTTTACAGACGGCGAAGTGTGGGTAAATGCCCATCCGTAG